One Camelina sativa cultivar DH55 chromosome 3, Cs, whole genome shotgun sequence genomic window carries:
- the LOC104777766 gene encoding probable inactive receptor kinase At1g48480, with amino-acid sequence MRVFPNSSMAILSVFLLTLLLSFPLPSTQDLSADRTALLSLRSAVGGRTYRWNIKQTSPCNWAGVKCESNRVTALHLPGVALSGNIPEGVFGNLTQLRTLSLRLNALSGSLPNDLSTSTNLRHLYLQGNRFSGEIPQVLFSLTNLVRLNLASNSFTGEISSGFTNLTRLKTLFLENNQLSGSIPDLDLPLVQFNVSNNSLNGSIPKNLQRFESDSFLQTSLCGKPLKLCPDEETVPSQPSSGGNRTPPSVEGSMEKKKKSNLSGGAIAGIVIGCVVGFALIVLILMALCRKKGNERSRAVDISTIKQQETEVPGDKEAADNGNVYSVSAAAAAAMTGNSKAGEVNGPATKKLVFFGNATKVFDLEDLLRASAEVLGKGTFGTAYKAVLDAVTVVAVKRLKDVMMADKEFREKIELVGAMDHENLVPLRAYYFSRDEKLLVYDYMPMGSLSALLHGNRGAGRSPLNWDVRSRIAIGAARGLDYLHSQGTTTSHGNVKSSNILLTKSHHAKISDFDLAQLVGSSSTNPNRATGYRAPEVTDPKRVSQKGDVYSFGVVLLELITGKAPSNSVMNEEGVDLPRWVKSVARDEWRREVFDSELLSLATKEEEMMAEMVQLGLDCTSQHPDQRPEMSEVVRKMENLRPYSDQVDEAD; translated from the exons ATGCGAGTCTTTCCCAACTCGTCCATGGcgattctctctgtttttctcttaaCCCTTCTCCTCTCTTTCCCTCTTCCATCAACACAAGATCTCAGCGCCGACAGAAcagctcttctttctctccGTTCCGCCGTCGGAGGCCGTACTTATCGCTGGAACATCAAACAGACCTCACCTTGCAACTGGGCCGGCGTCAAATGCGAGAGTAACAGAGTCACTGCCCTCCATCTCCCCGGCGTTGCTCTCTCCGGAAACATCCCGGAAGGTGTTTTCGGTAACTTAACTCAGCTCCGTACACTCAGCCTTCGTCTCAATGCTCTCTCTGGCTCACTCCCTAACGATCTCAGTACTTCAACAAATCTCCGACACCTTTACTTACAAGGAAACAGATTCTCCGGCGAGATACCTCAAGTTTTGTTCAGTCTTACAAACCTCGTGAGGCTTAATCTCGCTTCCAACAGCTTCACCGGAGAGATCTCCTCTGGTTTCACGAACCTCACGAGGCTCAAGACTCTGTTTTTAGAGAACAACCAACTCTCTGGCTCAATCCCTGACTTAGATTTACCGTTGGTTCAGTTCAACGTCTCTAATAACTCGTTGAACGGATCTATACCTAAGAATCTCCAGAGGTTTGAGTCTGATTCGTTTCTACAGACTTCGCTTTGTGGCAAACCTCTTAAACTTTGCCCTGATGAAGAAACTGTACCGAGCCAACCTTCTTCTGGTGGAAACAGAACACCTCCAAGTGTTGAAGGAagtatggagaagaagaaaaagagcaaCCTTTCCGGTGGAGCTATTGCCGGAATTGTGATCGGATGTGTAGTTGGTTTCGCTTTGATTGTTTTGATACTAATGGCGCTTTGCCGGAAAAAGGGTAATGAGAGATCAAGAGCTGTTGACATTTCAACTATTAAACAGCAAGAAACTGAGGTTCCCGGCGATAAAGAAGCGGCGGATAACGGAAACGTCTACTCGGTGTCGGCTGCTGCAGCGGCGGCGATGACAGGAAACTCAAAAGCTGGAGAAGTTAACGGTCCAGCTACGAAGAAGCTTGTGTTCTTTGGTAATGCGACTAAAGTTTTCGATCTTGAAGACCTGCTGAGAGCTTCAGCGGAGGTTTTGGGGAAAGGAACGTTTGGGACGGCGTATAAGGCGGTGCTTGACGCGGTGACGGTTGTTGCGGTTAAAAGGCTGAAGGATGTGATGATGGCTGATAAAGAGTTTAGGGAGAAGATTGAATTGGTTGGTGCCATGGATCATGAGAACTTGGTGCCATTGAGAGCTTACTATTTCAGCAGAGATGAGAAGCTTCTTGTCTATGACTACATGCCTATGGGAAGCTTATCAGCTCTCTTACATG GAAACAGAGGAGCGGGAAGGAGTCCACTAAACTGGGACGTCCGATCACGAATTGCTATTGGTGCAGCTCGTGGCTTAGACTACCTTCACTCACAAGGCACCACGACCTCTCACGGCAACGTCAAATCCTCAAACATCCTCTTAACAAAATCCCACCATGCTAAAATCTCTGACTTTGACTTAGCCCAGCTCGTTGGATCATCATCAACAAATCCGAATCGTGCTACGGGTTACCGTGCGCCAGAAGTAACAGATCCAAAACGCGTGTCGCAGAAGGGTGACGTGTACAGCTTCGGAGTTGTGTTGCTTGAGCTGATCACTGGTAAAGCTCCTTCAAACTCGGTGATGAACGAGGAAGGAGTTGATTTGCCGAGATGGGTCAAATCAGTGGCGAGAGATGAGTGGAGAAGAGAGGTTTTCGACTCGGAGTTGCTTAGCTTGGCgacgaaggaagaagagatgatgGCGGAGATGGTGCAGCTAGGGCTTGATTGTACGTCACAGCATCCGGACCAGAGGCCGGAGATGTCGGAAGTTGTTAGGAAGATGGAGAATTTGCGACCTTATTCAGACCAAGTGGACGAAGCTGATTAA